The Dehalococcoidia bacterium genome has a segment encoding these proteins:
- a CDS encoding SRPBCC family protein, with protein MTYFMLERTQEFKSPLQDVFDFFAEPYNLERITPEFLKFSIVTSPPIKMEEGTRISYRLKLRGIPVKWTSTIMDWNPPFGFTDEQTKGPYKYWRHEHKFEENGAGTLVTDKIWYKVPGGPLAPILNFFYVRRDLQKIFNYRAETMKGIFD; from the coding sequence ATGACTTATTTTATGTTAGAGCGCACACAGGAATTCAAATCACCGCTTCAAGATGTATTCGATTTTTTTGCTGAGCCATACAATTTAGAGCGGATAACACCAGAGTTTCTAAAATTCTCTATTGTTACTTCACCTCCTATCAAAATGGAGGAAGGCACAAGAATTAGTTATAGGCTTAAGCTTCGTGGAATTCCTGTGAAATGGACAAGTACTATCATGGATTGGAATCCCCCTTTTGGTTTTACAGACGAACAAACTAAAGGGCCTTATAAATATTGGAGACATGAGCATAAATTCGAAGAAAATGGCGCTGGTACATTAGTTACAGATAAAATCTGGTATAAGGTTCCTGGCGGACCTCTGGCTCCAATCTTGAACTTTTTTTATGTCAGACGCGATTTGCAAAAAATCTTTAACTATCGCGCTGAAACAATGAAGGGTATTTTCGATTAA
- a CDS encoding cobalamin-dependent protein (Presence of a B(12) (cobalamin)-binding domain implies dependence on cobalamin itself, in one of its several forms, or in some unusual lineages, dependence on a cobalamin-like analog.) has product MNQDYSPLHAACQSYLDAILAGDKNLAHQVILGELQSGTMPMDAYLHILVPAQRRIGELWLNGDLSIANEHMATEITTLEMELLRGIANRKPSINRKVLVATAPGERHSLGARIVSDFLYINGWDVDFLGTDIPADELGIFAKERKPDVIALSIVLSENINGAKEAITMVKQYAPAIPIMIGGPGVNGEDQAKELGADGFAADASAAVRTARDLAGIGQTESLEQALAELGSRIQAARRAVNWNQQNLAESAGMDRTYISALENGKQNLTISALLKIANALDVPASSLIPD; this is encoded by the coding sequence ATGAACCAAGATTACAGTCCGCTCCACGCAGCTTGCCAAAGCTATCTTGATGCCATCCTGGCAGGAGACAAGAATCTCGCTCATCAGGTTATTTTGGGGGAGCTTCAGTCTGGGACGATGCCTATGGATGCGTATTTGCATATTCTTGTTCCTGCGCAGCGTAGGATCGGCGAATTGTGGCTAAATGGTGATTTGAGTATTGCCAACGAGCATATGGCAACTGAAATTACTACTCTGGAAATGGAATTACTCCGTGGAATTGCAAATAGGAAACCTAGTATTAATCGAAAAGTATTGGTTGCCACTGCCCCAGGTGAACGCCATTCCCTCGGTGCTCGAATAGTTTCTGATTTTTTGTACATTAATGGATGGGATGTAGATTTTTTGGGAACAGATATACCAGCTGACGAACTTGGTATATTTGCAAAAGAGCGAAAACCCGATGTAATCGCGCTTTCCATTGTACTTTCAGAAAATATAAACGGTGCCAAGGAAGCCATTACAATGGTCAAACAGTATGCTCCAGCAATCCCAATTATGATTGGTGGGCCAGGAGTTAATGGGGAAGATCAAGCAAAGGAGCTTGGTGCAGATGGCTTTGCAGCAGATGCATCTGCCGCAGTTCGCACTGCAAGGGATCTTGCAGGAATAGGCCAAACCGAAAGCCTTGAGCAAGCTTTAGCCGAGCTCGGAAGCCGCATTCAGGCTGCTAGGCGTGCAGTTAATTGGAACCAACAAAACTTGGCAGAATCAGCAGGTATGGATCGGACATATATAAGCGCTTTAGAAAACGGCAAACAAAATTTGACAATTAGCGCGCTACTAAAAATTGCTAACGCTCTTGATGTACCTGCAAGTAGCTTAATTCCGGATTAA
- a CDS encoding DUF1365 domain-containing protein, whose protein sequence is MKSKLLKGVLWHKRHRPVVNEFRKKVLYLDLDCDELDTLQYQLRLLSRNKFNAYAVNDKDHFSHDNMGLTKSMYWHMRSKGKTPNNLRLITQPSAYGYVFNPVSFYIGLDEDIRDTTVVAEVHNRIGQRHLYDLHSIVSDGTERARFDKKFYVSPFLSMDCWYEFSIVDEEKFIKLNFDEYDSNGLLFQASLELKAFPLNDRNLAASLFTHPIIPWRTVAAIYLQALKLKLKGLPYLEPQQEERDNDHVAR, encoded by the coding sequence TTGAAGTCTAAATTATTGAAAGGGGTACTTTGGCACAAACGACACCGACCTGTTGTCAACGAATTTCGAAAAAAAGTCCTATATCTAGATCTCGATTGCGATGAATTAGATACCCTGCAATATCAGTTACGCTTATTAAGTCGAAATAAATTTAATGCGTACGCGGTGAATGATAAAGACCACTTCTCACATGACAATATGGGGTTAACTAAATCAATGTATTGGCATATGCGCAGCAAAGGAAAAACTCCCAATAATTTACGTTTGATTACACAACCTAGCGCTTATGGTTACGTTTTTAATCCAGTCTCATTCTATATAGGGTTAGATGAGGACATACGGGATACTACGGTGGTTGCTGAAGTTCATAATCGGATTGGTCAGCGTCATTTATATGATCTTCATTCCATCGTTTCAGATGGAACAGAAAGAGCTCGATTTGATAAAAAATTTTATGTTTCTCCGTTTCTCTCAATGGATTGCTGGTATGAATTCTCAATCGTAGATGAAGAGAAATTCATAAAGCTAAATTTTGATGAATATGATTCAAATGGCTTACTTTTTCAAGCTTCACTTGAACTCAAAGCCTTTCCATTGAATGACCGTAACTTGGCTGCATCATTGTTCACACATCCGATTATCCCATGGAGAACAGTAGCCGCTATATATCTGCAGGCACTGAAATTAAAACTAAAAGGCCTACCCTATCTGGAGCCTCAGCAAGAAGAAAGAGATAATGACCATGTGGCACGCTAA
- a CDS encoding FAD-dependent oxidoreductase, with protein MRVAVVGSGISGLTAAYYLRALHDVHVYESEDQAGGHARTFSVEEPNSQLHLDTGFMVYNNTNYPGFTGLIEELEVEQQDSDMSFGVTCSKCDFEYGNRGLQSMLAQPSAIFRPSWITIPFQMRKFYTDARSLLLDGDDEISLDQFLLKGGYSDELVRHLVIPLVASVWTTPAAKVGSFPAKYLFGFMDNHCMLSFTERRVWQTIKGGSQNYVDSLVSRLPYGVHLNTTVTGINRDASKVTLSFKKRAPLQFDAVILATHSDQSLSLLSDPSELEFKALGGIKYSESNVYLHTDDSVMPKRPRAWCSWNYRTDECASRPETSQVTYHLNRLQRLDSARNYFVSLNMGDQINDDAVLSEFKQSHPMYSKNSLKSQSIIQALNASHSPTFFAGAYLGHGFHEDGFQSGLFAANSLINWSKSIEV; from the coding sequence ATGAGAGTTGCAGTCGTAGGATCTGGAATTAGTGGATTAACTGCTGCCTACTATCTTCGAGCCCTGCATGATGTGCATGTATATGAGTCAGAAGATCAAGCAGGTGGCCATGCCCGAACGTTCTCTGTTGAGGAACCCAACTCTCAGTTGCACTTAGATACTGGCTTTATGGTTTACAACAATACCAACTATCCTGGTTTTACTGGGCTTATTGAGGAACTTGAAGTAGAGCAACAAGACAGTGATATGTCCTTTGGGGTAACTTGTTCAAAATGTGACTTTGAATACGGGAACAGAGGACTACAGAGCATGTTAGCGCAGCCTTCAGCAATATTCAGACCCTCATGGATTACTATTCCGTTTCAGATGCGTAAGTTTTATACGGACGCTCGATCCTTGCTTTTAGATGGCGATGATGAAATTAGTTTGGACCAATTTCTGCTCAAAGGGGGATATAGCGATGAGCTGGTTCGCCACTTGGTGATTCCGTTGGTTGCGTCTGTCTGGACTACTCCAGCGGCTAAAGTAGGTTCTTTTCCTGCAAAGTATCTTTTTGGGTTTATGGATAACCATTGCATGCTCAGTTTCACTGAACGACGAGTATGGCAAACAATAAAAGGCGGATCGCAAAATTATGTCGATTCATTAGTGTCTCGCCTTCCATATGGAGTACATTTAAATACAACAGTTACAGGCATAAACCGTGATGCGTCTAAAGTGACGCTAAGTTTTAAGAAACGTGCTCCACTACAATTTGATGCAGTGATTTTGGCAACTCATTCGGACCAGAGCCTTTCCTTGCTTTCTGATCCATCTGAACTTGAATTTAAAGCTTTGGGCGGAATTAAATATAGTGAGAGCAATGTATATTTGCATACTGATGATTCGGTGATGCCCAAAAGACCCAGAGCCTGGTGCTCTTGGAATTATAGAACTGATGAGTGTGCCTCTAGACCAGAAACTTCTCAAGTGACGTACCATTTGAACAGATTGCAGAGACTAGATTCGGCAAGAAATTATTTTGTGTCTTTGAATATGGGCGATCAGATTAATGATGATGCTGTATTATCTGAGTTTAAGCAGTCTCATCCAATGTACTCAAAAAATAGCCTAAAGTCCCAATCTATTATTCAAGCGCTTAATGCTTCCCATAGTCCGACTTTTTTTGCAGGCGCGTATTTAGGCCATGGTTTTCACGAGGATGGGTTTCAGTCAGGCTTATTTGCGGCTAACTCTTTAATTAATTGGAGCAAGTCCATTGAAGTCTAA
- a CDS encoding class II aldolase/adducin family protein, translated as MALKAQKANISDEEWQARVDLAAAYRLTDYFGMTDLVYNHITSRVPGTHDQFLINEFGLGYDEITASNLVKIDIDGNILEEGEHRINIPGYVIHSAVHAARHDVVTVMHTHTIYGMAVSALEDGFIPLQQDTYQFYNRVAYHEFEGLAFDTDERERLVTDLGDKDAMILKNHGLLTVGRSVAEAWTSMWQLERACQVQVLAQSTGREIHQAPEEAMEKTASIFDKRNGGIEWPWLLRKIDAKDPSYKN; from the coding sequence ATGGCACTAAAAGCGCAGAAAGCAAATATTAGCGATGAAGAATGGCAAGCGCGAGTAGATTTGGCTGCAGCGTACCGGCTCACAGACTATTTCGGCATGACGGATTTAGTTTATAACCATATTACTTCAAGAGTACCTGGCACCCACGATCAATTCCTTATCAATGAATTCGGGCTTGGTTACGATGAAATAACCGCATCAAATTTAGTGAAAATTGATATTGATGGGAATATTCTCGAAGAAGGAGAACATCGAATCAACATACCTGGTTACGTCATTCATTCTGCTGTTCACGCCGCAAGGCATGATGTGGTGACAGTGATGCATACTCACACCATATACGGCATGGCAGTATCTGCACTTGAGGATGGGTTTATTCCCTTACAACAGGACACCTATCAGTTTTATAACCGTGTGGCTTATCACGAGTTTGAAGGCCTCGCCTTTGACACTGATGAAAGGGAAAGGCTTGTGACAGACCTTGGTGACAAGGATGCCATGATTCTCAAGAATCACGGCCTCTTGACGGTTGGTAGATCAGTTGCAGAAGCTTGGACTTCAATGTGGCAATTAGAACGAGCTTGCCAGGTTCAAGTTCTTGCCCAATCTACGGGACGTGAAATACATCAGGCTCCCGAAGAGGCGATGGAAAAAACTGCGAGTATTTTCGACAAAAGAAATGGTGGCATCGAATGGCCATGGCTATTACGAAAAATTGACGCAAAGGATCCGTCCTACAAGAATTAA